One window of the Deltaproteobacteria bacterium genome contains the following:
- a CDS encoding outer membrane beta-barrel protein — protein MEATRSERDRDLWREMRGIQEDAGQPGERNRVFTGSLRVGLQYDSNVGLFPDNEAFIEPQDLKSTGEDEAGVIQAHAGFQPETKGALGFRGDYYLYTDFHKDLNDYNILDQMVTLEPLFRVGKTRISVPVSYSYVMEDYARELSGFYAKPAVTVGLGKSHMARFYGTYSDVSYARDDSDILQEDQSATSYGGGAAYIFSFRSNAAFLKLDGGFRANEAKGDNWDYDSRMLALSLRVPVVENLVFYGSTSLDLRDFSNVHSTYDKKRDDTRVTAYADLNYELKKRYDLFASYTLIHSDSNLPAYDYDRHVVTVGVGVHF, from the coding sequence GTGGAAGCGACCCGCTCGGAACGGGACCGCGACTTATGGCGGGAAATGCGCGGCATCCAGGAGGATGCGGGCCAGCCCGGCGAGCGCAACAGGGTTTTTACCGGCTCCCTTAGGGTCGGCCTGCAATACGACTCCAACGTCGGGCTGTTCCCGGACAACGAGGCTTTTATCGAGCCCCAAGACCTCAAAAGCACAGGGGAGGACGAGGCGGGCGTCATTCAGGCCCATGCCGGGTTCCAGCCCGAAACAAAGGGGGCGCTTGGGTTTCGAGGCGACTATTACCTTTATACCGACTTTCACAAGGATTTGAACGACTACAACATCTTAGACCAGATGGTCACCCTGGAGCCGCTTTTCCGGGTGGGCAAAACCCGGATTTCGGTTCCAGTAAGCTACAGTTACGTGATGGAGGACTACGCCAGGGAGTTGTCCGGGTTTTACGCCAAGCCCGCCGTCACCGTGGGGCTGGGCAAAAGTCACATGGCCCGGTTTTACGGAACGTATTCGGATGTCTCCTACGCCAGGGACGATTCAGATATTCTCCAGGAAGACCAGAGCGCCACGTCGTACGGCGGCGGCGCGGCTTATATCTTTTCCTTCCGGTCTAACGCGGCCTTTCTGAAACTGGACGGCGGTTTTCGGGCCAACGAGGCCAAAGGGGACAACTGGGATTACGATTCCCGGATGCTGGCGCTCTCGCTGCGGGTTCCCGTGGTTGAAAACCTCGTTTTTTATGGTTCAACGAGCCTGGATTTGAGGGATTTTTCAAACGTGCATTCCACGTACGATAAAAAGCGCGACGACACCCGCGTAACGGCCTATGCCGACCTGAACTACGAGCTGAAAAAGCGTTACGACCTCTTTGCCAGTTACACGCTTATTCATTCCGATTCGAATCTTCCTGCCTACGACTATGACCGCCACGTTGTGACCGTGGGGGTCGGGGTGCATTTTTAG
- a CDS encoding sulfite exporter TauE/SafE family protein, producing MHFPVSGVDVPIWVPPVVSFVISFFTSTGGVSGAFLLLPFQASVLHFDTPAVSPTNLVYNVVAIPSGIYRYIKEGRMAWPLTWVVVIGTLPGVVIGAFLRVGPFKDFATFKVFVGLVLLYIGLRMAWDMLPRAKKGREKSKEAERKFNERFAEIRRSADKDQKLEGIKTLSFTLTSISYEFYGEVFTFSTWGIFALSFFVGIIGGIYGIGGGAIIAPFFVAVFKLPVYTVAGAALSGTFITSVFGVIFYQFALPWFTPSYVPVRPDLLLGLLFGIGGLGGIYCGARLQKYLPANVIKWILAFFILLVAAKYLLG from the coding sequence ATGCACTTTCCCGTTTCCGGCGTCGATGTCCCTATCTGGGTACCGCCTGTGGTGAGCTTCGTCATTTCCTTTTTCACGTCCACGGGCGGCGTTTCGGGGGCCTTCCTGCTTCTTCCTTTTCAGGCCAGCGTGCTTCACTTCGACACCCCGGCGGTGAGCCCCACCAACCTTGTCTACAACGTGGTGGCCATTCCTTCGGGAATCTACCGCTACATAAAGGAAGGCCGCATGGCCTGGCCCCTCACCTGGGTGGTGGTTATAGGAACACTGCCGGGCGTGGTGATAGGGGCCTTTCTGCGGGTGGGGCCTTTCAAGGATTTCGCCACCTTCAAGGTTTTCGTAGGGCTGGTGCTCCTGTACATCGGCCTTCGCATGGCCTGGGACATGCTTCCCCGCGCCAAAAAGGGCAGGGAAAAATCGAAAGAGGCCGAGCGCAAATTCAACGAGCGATTCGCGGAAATACGGCGTTCGGCGGACAAGGACCAGAAGCTCGAAGGCATAAAAACCCTTTCCTTCACCTTAACGAGCATTTCCTACGAGTTTTACGGCGAGGTCTTCACCTTCTCCACCTGGGGCATCTTCGCCCTGTCATTCTTCGTGGGCATAATCGGCGGAATTTACGGCATAGGCGGAGGGGCCATAATCGCCCCGTTTTTCGTGGCGGTGTTCAAACTTCCCGTTTACACCGTGGCTGGCGCGGCCCTTTCGGGCACTTTCATAACCTCGGTTTTCGGGGTGATCTTCTACCAGTTCGCGCTTCCATGGTTCACGCCCTCCTACGTTCCGGTGCGGCCCGACTTGCTCCTGGGGCTCCTGTTCGGCATTGGCGGGCTGGGAGGAATCTACTGCGGGGCGCGCCTGCAAAAGTACCTGCCCGCCAACGTCATAAAATGGATACTGGCCTTTTTCATACTCCTCGTGGCGGCAAAATACCTTTTGGGATGA
- a CDS encoding glycosyltransferase family 4 protein → MEGRNPTYARPLRILFILEYYPPHVGGGETLFRDLAAGLVAAGHSCEVVTARLAGTPVYEERDGVKIHRVRVPKKGDRHWFTFFALPLCLKLAREADVIHTMTYNAALPAWLAARMRRKPALILVHEVLGRSWKDLGFSPALSSLYRFLEALVLALPFDAYPANSRATFKALARSGVGLSRLRLVYPGVDRSLFSAPPKIPRRRIREALEIPHDAPVALYFGRPGHAKGVHVLVKAAALVREALPDFRLLLVLSPDPPAGFKRVKALADALPPGLAFIIPPVDRGLLPSLLAASDVVCVPSLTEGFGFTCAESCAARVPVVATCAGSIPEVISGAFMLVPPDSPQALAVGIVKALLGRSLKSPLKHFDSASMVTAHVGLYRRLCP, encoded by the coding sequence ATGGAAGGAAGAAACCCCACATACGCCCGCCCCTTGCGGATACTTTTCATCCTGGAATACTACCCCCCCCACGTGGGCGGCGGGGAGACCCTGTTCCGGGACCTTGCCGCAGGCCTTGTTGCAGCCGGGCACTCCTGCGAGGTAGTGACCGCGAGGCTTGCCGGAACACCCGTTTACGAGGAAAGGGACGGCGTCAAAATCCACCGGGTGCGGGTCCCCAAAAAAGGCGACCGCCACTGGTTCACCTTTTTCGCCCTGCCACTGTGCCTTAAGCTCGCGCGCGAAGCGGACGTCATCCACACCATGACCTACAACGCGGCCCTGCCAGCCTGGCTCGCGGCCCGGATGCGGAGAAAGCCCGCCCTTATCCTGGTTCACGAGGTTCTGGGCCGCTCCTGGAAAGACCTTGGCTTTTCCCCAGCCCTTTCGTCCCTTTACCGCTTTCTGGAAGCCCTGGTGCTGGCTCTGCCCTTTGACGCATACCCGGCCAACTCCCGCGCCACCTTCAAGGCCCTCGCCCGAAGCGGGGTCGGCCTTTCGCGCCTTAGGCTGGTTTATCCGGGCGTTGACAGGTCCCTTTTTTCGGCCCCTCCGAAAATCCCGCGCCGAAGGATTCGGGAGGCCCTTGAAATCCCGCACGACGCGCCGGTGGCCCTTTATTTCGGACGCCCCGGGCACGCCAAGGGGGTCCACGTGCTGGTGAAGGCGGCGGCCCTGGTGAGGGAAGCTCTGCCGGATTTCCGGCTACTGCTGGTTCTCTCGCCGGACCCTCCGGCGGGCTTCAAACGGGTGAAGGCCCTGGCCGACGCCCTGCCGCCGGGGCTCGCCTTCATCATCCCGCCCGTGGACAGGGGCCTTCTTCCATCCTTGCTGGCCGCAAGCGACGTGGTGTGCGTGCCCTCCCTCACCGAGGGCTTCGGCTTCACCTGCGCCGAATCCTGCGCGGCCCGCGTGCCCGTTGTGGCGACATGCGCGGGCTCGATTCCGGAAGTCATATCGGGGGCCTTCATGCTGGTTCCCCCGGACTCCCCCCAGGCCCTGGCCGTCGGCATCGTGAAGGCCCTTTTGGGCCGGAGCCTGAAAAGCCCGTTAAAACACTTCGATTCGGCCTCAATGGTGACGGCCCACGTCGGCCTTTACCGGAGGCTCTGCCCGTGA
- a CDS encoding pyridoxamine 5'-phosphate oxidase family protein, whose translation MDKAQKEALKKKILAMCDHPTVAVLATVTEDNRPWARYMAPVADENLDFRMPSNADSRKVAHIKNNPKVHLTTGVTDMETAAAYIQVEGKAEILCDKASRHAFWDEHLMRFFSGPDDPNYCVIKIIPQSIEYQSVGPVPPEVWERD comes from the coding sequence ATGGACAAGGCTCAAAAGGAAGCGCTCAAAAAGAAGATTCTCGCCATGTGCGACCACCCCACAGTGGCGGTTCTGGCCACGGTAACCGAAGACAACCGGCCCTGGGCGCGTTACATGGCACCCGTGGCGGACGAAAACCTCGATTTCAGGATGCCGTCCAATGCCGATTCCCGAAAGGTGGCCCACATCAAAAACAACCCGAAGGTTCACCTCACCACCGGCGTGACCGACATGGAAACAGCCGCAGCCTACATACAGGTGGAGGGAAAGGCGGAGATTCTTTGCGACAAGGCCAGCAGGCACGCGTTTTGGGATGAGCACCTGATGAGGTTTTTTTCAGGGCCGGATGATCCCAACTACTGCGTGATTAAGATCATCCCGCAGAGCATCGAATACCAGAGCGTGGGGCCGGTTCCGCCGGAGGTCTGGGAACGGGATTGA
- a CDS encoding acyl-CoA/acyl-ACP dehydrogenase: MQFDLTFEENEVAKTVSAFARKEILPKAREIEAEGEMKGQLLERFKALDILALPFPREYGGVDATFSSLMLAIRELGYACPIPPNVILENYILAWPILHYGNEELKKEVLPGLLSLETIGGLAFTEPDTGSDPRQLVTVAKKTEGGWILNGTKRFITHSGTCHHMILFAKTEDEKVAAFYIETERPGYKIGGRETFVHMAIDNGDLFLENYFAPDEHLLGTVDQGFEILLKAESLGKIGFCATFLGACFRGVDLAITYANTRTHRGKPIGQKFAMIQDKLARMASKLSAANAYFLYICARADKGGDIFTDAAALKLVIAETIRCVADLSMEIHGAYSLSQDYDIARIYALAAAVPVVMGNLDLQKVIVAQPLLYAGKMRSS, encoded by the coding sequence ATGCAATTCGATCTTACCTTTGAGGAAAACGAGGTGGCGAAGACCGTCTCGGCCTTCGCGCGAAAGGAAATCCTGCCCAAGGCCCGCGAGATAGAGGCCGAGGGCGAAATGAAGGGCCAGCTCTTGGAGCGTTTCAAGGCCCTGGACATCCTGGCCCTGCCCTTTCCCAGGGAATACGGCGGTGTGGACGCCACCTTCTCGTCCCTCATGCTGGCCATAAGGGAACTGGGCTACGCCTGCCCCATTCCCCCCAACGTGATACTGGAAAACTACATCCTGGCCTGGCCCATCCTTCACTACGGAAACGAGGAGCTTAAAAAGGAGGTGCTGCCCGGCCTCCTGTCCCTCGAAACCATTGGCGGGCTCGCCTTCACCGAGCCGGACACCGGAAGCGACCCCAGGCAGCTTGTCACCGTTGCCAAAAAGACCGAGGGCGGCTGGATTTTGAACGGCACCAAGCGCTTCATCACCCACTCCGGCACCTGCCATCACATGATACTTTTCGCCAAGACCGAAGACGAAAAAGTGGCGGCGTTTTATATCGAGACCGAACGGCCCGGCTACAAGATTGGAGGCCGCGAGACCTTCGTGCACATGGCCATCGATAACGGCGATCTGTTCCTGGAAAACTATTTCGCGCCCGACGAACACCTTCTTGGAACGGTGGACCAGGGCTTCGAAATCCTTCTGAAGGCCGAGTCCCTTGGGAAAATCGGCTTCTGCGCCACCTTTCTTGGAGCCTGCTTCCGGGGCGTCGATCTGGCCATCACCTACGCCAACACCCGCACGCACCGGGGAAAGCCCATCGGACAGAAATTCGCCATGATCCAGGACAAGCTGGCCCGCATGGCCAGTAAGCTGTCCGCCGCCAACGCGTACTTTCTTTACATCTGCGCCAGGGCCGACAAGGGCGGCGACATCTTCACCGACGCTGCGGCCTTGAAGCTAGTAATCGCCGAAACCATTCGCTGCGTGGCCGACCTTTCCATGGAAATCCACGGGGCCTACTCCCTAAGCCAGGACTACGACATAGCCCGCATCTACGCCCTTGCGGCGGCGGTTCCCGTCGTGATGGGAAACCTGGACCTCCAGAAGGTGATAGTGGCCCAGCCCCTTCTTTACGCGGGAAAGATGAGAAGCAGCTGA
- a CDS encoding MBL fold metallo-hydrolase, giving the protein MKICYYGVRGSIPTPGRETIRYGGNTPCVAVRCDGELFILDAGTGLRVLGEELMEGPFGRGGGRATLLVTHTHWDHIQGFPFFRPAYVPGNSFQIAGMHQINKGLETAMHHQQQYQNFPVLLNQMPARIVFNALSEDAGLSLGDTTISTTELNHPGGACAYRVEYKGHAVVYATDTEHYASIDLRLLNLCLGADLLIYDTTYSPAEYAEHRGWGHSTYAEGVRLARAAGVKALHMFHHHPSHTDEMMEAMLVEARELFPNIHLAREGWELDLG; this is encoded by the coding sequence ATGAAAATCTGTTATTACGGCGTCAGGGGTTCGATTCCCACACCGGGCAGGGAAACCATCCGTTACGGAGGGAACACGCCCTGCGTGGCGGTTCGGTGCGACGGGGAGCTTTTCATCCTGGACGCCGGAACCGGCCTTAGGGTGCTTGGTGAGGAACTCATGGAAGGGCCTTTCGGAAGGGGCGGGGGCAGGGCGACCCTTCTGGTCACCCACACCCACTGGGACCACATCCAGGGCTTTCCCTTTTTCAGGCCGGCCTACGTTCCCGGCAACTCCTTCCAGATAGCGGGGATGCACCAGATCAACAAGGGCCTGGAAACCGCCATGCATCACCAGCAGCAGTACCAGAACTTTCCGGTGCTTTTGAACCAGATGCCGGCCAGAATCGTTTTCAACGCCCTTTCCGAGGACGCCGGGCTTAGCCTGGGCGACACCACCATCTCCACCACCGAGCTTAACCACCCCGGCGGGGCCTGCGCCTACCGGGTTGAATACAAGGGCCACGCGGTTGTCTACGCCACCGACACCGAGCACTACGCCTCCATCGACCTAAGGCTTTTAAACCTCTGCCTGGGGGCGGACCTCCTGATTTACGACACCACATATTCCCCTGCCGAGTACGCCGAGCACCGGGGCTGGGGCCACTCCACCTACGCGGAGGGAGTCAGGCTCGCAAGGGCCGCCGGGGTGAAGGCCCTTCACATGTTTCATCACCACCCGTCCCACACCGATGAAATGATGGAGGCCATGCTGGTTGAGGCCAGGGAGCTTTTCCCGAACATACACCTTGCACGTGAGGGATGGGAGCTTGATTTGGGATAG
- a CDS encoding glycosyltransferase, whose translation MDAYSADPAGKPPLKWMEALHSTVLADTALPRVRESFPSESSYEAWLSSHGLPGAGTRRLLVTREHADFGYSGGIGTYCAELCGLLGSEAPAVAYLGRDNRNPGLFPSGKFLQKHRWITPAVFLPEPVFTALPQEELALYLVLAATALYPGLETVEVQDCDGVGARIIQAKEAGILPEALEIEITAHGTQVYVENASGIPKGDCDHLRRMALEKTALERADRVIFPTRFLQDLYAKKGCRIAPEKSRILRYPFTLPGNPPDFSTRPFSTLVFYGRTDRMKGFDIFAIALLLLPPEILEKIGEIIILGKADPHMSFENRALAEIGRRVKITRQDLSRKAAVALLSRLGPECLVICPYRADNHPNCVMEAQFCGCGLLASNTGGIPELVPEKFHSDILFRPDPESLARATERAVSRSPERTAQIAEGVFNESRKVQERVNMAHLERVGHIGPKKPITGAAGKNSPDGRFRPNLALVVSGGEGPATEDKAGFGDGPPPLVLHLKKDNSAEIRSALAAHEPDFAAFASHDAAFQPGFLTALSGFLEKNPGFDAVTGHFLLDGGPEAGRVLRPLGEGLVYSIGDNFDPYRGGMIRFSAWKELAGAPLTFSGCVRSILCSGRPVGVIPKKVASLQDDPPPFSGLSGAALPGMSLFESHRMAAALTQFRQIQESPAWTVAAEVAHNPRLLALGRLFFRILGAVFRLREKISGP comes from the coding sequence ATGGATGCGTATTCCGCTGACCCAGCCGGGAAGCCGCCCTTAAAATGGATGGAGGCCCTTCATTCCACGGTCCTGGCCGACACGGCGCTTCCCCGCGTGCGGGAGTCCTTTCCGTCCGAGTCCTCCTACGAGGCCTGGCTTTCCTCCCACGGCCTTCCGGGGGCCGGGACAAGGCGGCTTCTTGTCACGCGGGAACACGCGGATTTCGGCTATTCGGGAGGAATAGGAACGTACTGCGCGGAGCTTTGCGGGCTTTTGGGAAGCGAAGCCCCCGCCGTGGCCTACCTTGGCCGGGACAACAGGAACCCGGGGCTTTTTCCATCGGGCAAATTCCTTCAAAAACACCGCTGGATAACGCCCGCCGTGTTTCTGCCGGAGCCCGTCTTCACCGCCCTGCCCCAGGAGGAGCTGGCCCTCTATCTGGTTTTGGCGGCCACGGCCCTTTATCCGGGCCTCGAAACGGTGGAGGTCCAGGACTGCGACGGCGTGGGCGCGCGCATAATCCAGGCGAAAGAGGCCGGAATCCTGCCGGAGGCCCTTGAAATCGAAATCACCGCTCACGGAACCCAGGTTTACGTGGAAAACGCCTCCGGGATTCCTAAGGGCGATTGCGACCACCTTCGCCGCATGGCCCTTGAAAAAACCGCCCTGGAGCGGGCCGACCGGGTGATCTTCCCCACCCGTTTCCTGCAGGATCTGTACGCGAAAAAAGGCTGCAGAATCGCGCCAGAAAAAAGCCGGATACTGCGCTATCCCTTCACCCTGCCCGGAAACCCGCCGGATTTTTCGACAAGGCCCTTTTCCACCCTGGTTTTTTACGGTCGCACCGACCGCATGAAGGGCTTCGACATCTTCGCCATAGCCCTCCTTCTTCTGCCCCCGGAAATTCTTGAAAAAATCGGCGAAATCATCATTCTGGGCAAGGCCGACCCCCACATGTCCTTCGAAAACCGGGCGCTTGCGGAAATCGGGCGAAGGGTGAAGATTACCCGGCAGGACCTTTCCCGGAAGGCCGCCGTGGCGCTTCTTTCCCGGCTCGGCCCGGAATGCCTCGTGATCTGCCCGTACAGGGCCGACAACCACCCCAACTGCGTAATGGAGGCCCAGTTCTGCGGCTGTGGCCTTCTTGCCTCCAACACCGGCGGAATCCCGGAGCTGGTTCCCGAAAAATTTCATTCGGACATCCTTTTCCGGCCCGACCCGGAAAGCCTTGCCCGGGCCACTGAAAGGGCCGTAAGCCGCTCGCCGGAAAGGACGGCGCAGATCGCGGAAGGCGTCTTCAACGAGAGCCGGAAGGTCCAGGAAAGGGTCAATATGGCCCACCTTGAGCGCGTGGGCCATATTGGGCCAAAAAAGCCCATTACGGGCGCGGCCGGGAAAAATTCGCCCGATGGGCGCTTTCGACCCAATCTGGCCCTGGTGGTATCGGGCGGGGAAGGCCCGGCAACCGAAGATAAAGCCGGATTCGGGGACGGCCCTCCCCCCCTCGTTCTTCATCTGAAAAAGGACAACTCTGCGGAAATCCGTTCGGCCCTGGCTGCCCATGAACCCGATTTCGCGGCCTTCGCCAGCCATGACGCAGCCTTTCAACCGGGTTTTCTTACGGCCCTTTCCGGCTTTCTGGAGAAAAACCCCGGATTCGACGCCGTGACCGGCCATTTTCTTCTCGATGGCGGGCCTGAGGCTGGCCGGGTTCTGCGCCCCCTGGGGGAGGGGCTCGTTTACTCGATCGGGGACAATTTTGACCCATACCGGGGCGGAATGATCCGATTTTCAGCCTGGAAGGAGCTTGCCGGAGCGCCCCTCACCTTTTCCGGCTGCGTCCGCTCCATCCTGTGCTCTGGCAGACCCGTTGGCGTGATCCCCAAAAAGGTGGCGTCTCTGCAAGACGATCCCCCGCCCTTTTCCGGCCTTTCTGGCGCGGCCCTTCCGGGAATGAGCCTTTTCGAGTCTCATCGGATGGCGGCGGCCCTCACTCAGTTCCGGCAGATTCAGGAGTCCCCGGCCTGGACCGTGGCCGCAGAGGTCGCCCACAACCCGCGCCTTCTGGCCCTGGGTCGGCTTTTTTTCCGGATACTTGGCGCGGTCTTCAGGCTGAGGGAAAAAATCTCCGGCCCGTGA
- a CDS encoding glycosyltransferase, which yields MKSGVSVIICAQNAEGPVGALLENLSRQAKGLSEGAAIEVIVADSASSDGTAQKAEEAGKGCAFPVKVIRIETPGKSKALNAALNAARGDILAFLDDDVIPAKNWLKNLIRAFSESEADILGGRISAEWTEGMAPSWFTPAVAAFTPVHGLNAGIRAYDPPFSSPVGANFAVRQAVFDKIGPFDEKLGHIGKTPYGAEESELAFRAARAGFSAVYDPDVAVVHPFSRSFWNPASMLRRAFYQGLGMARFMNRHGLAVKGNPWLSARFKPKEGAERGRPGKSPKKGRNALYFLLKTSLYAGYLYGCVFR from the coding sequence GTGAAGTCAGGGGTCTCGGTCATAATCTGCGCTCAAAACGCGGAAGGGCCAGTGGGAGCTCTCCTGGAAAACCTTTCCCGACAGGCTAAGGGCCTTTCGGAAGGGGCCGCCATCGAAGTCATCGTGGCGGATTCGGCATCATCGGATGGGACCGCGCAAAAGGCCGAGGAAGCGGGAAAAGGCTGCGCGTTTCCGGTGAAAGTCATCAGGATCGAAACCCCCGGCAAGTCGAAGGCCTTGAACGCGGCCCTGAACGCGGCACGGGGCGACATTCTTGCCTTTCTTGATGATGATGTGATCCCCGCCAAAAACTGGCTGAAAAACCTGATCCGGGCCTTTTCGGAATCGGAAGCCGATATTTTGGGTGGCAGGATAAGCGCCGAATGGACCGAGGGCATGGCGCCTTCCTGGTTTACCCCGGCGGTGGCGGCCTTCACACCTGTCCACGGCTTAAACGCCGGAATCAGGGCCTATGATCCGCCCTTTTCATCGCCGGTGGGGGCCAATTTCGCCGTAAGGCAGGCGGTTTTCGACAAGATCGGGCCTTTTGACGAAAAACTGGGGCACATCGGAAAAACGCCCTACGGGGCCGAGGAGAGCGAGCTTGCCTTCCGGGCCGCAAGGGCCGGTTTTTCTGCGGTTTACGACCCGGACGTGGCGGTGGTCCACCCTTTTTCCCGTTCCTTCTGGAACCCCGCCTCCATGCTTCGCCGGGCCTTTTATCAGGGGCTGGGAATGGCCCGGTTCATGAACCGCCACGGGCTTGCCGTAAAGGGGAACCCGTGGCTTTCAGCCCGCTTTAAGCCAAAGGAGGGCGCGGAAAGGGGACGCCCCGGGAAATCGCCCAAAAAAGGCCGCAACGCACTTTATTTTTTGCTCAAAACATCTCTTTACGCCGGGTATCTATATGGATGCGTATTCCGCTGA
- a CDS encoding glycosyltransferase family 4 protein gives MKIGLNASFFPAFKGGGIERAIRCLVSSLGRIAKGHDFVLFSGRGNAGTFELPGNFSEHFLPLNPENRVSRVFFEQAVLPVLVKREKIEVLISPGNMAALFAPCQEVLILHDCVPWAESACYGALHRTALKALFLLSARRAERIVVPSRFSRAEAVRHLGVAPERMMVAPESGEHLPFFSDERNPPGGFILCISSAAAHKNADGLLAAYAVLRRDFGVKIPLVMVGVAEKPGNSGVVFRKTVSEKCLHALYSWAALAVAPSFYEGFGLAAAEAMQAGTPLAVSRIPALVETTGGAAMYFDPRDPLDMARAINAILCDSALSERLAAAGRKRAESLRWDDFALKVMKAVKSCLEKKPA, from the coding sequence ATGAAAATCGGGCTAAACGCATCCTTTTTTCCGGCCTTTAAGGGCGGCGGCATAGAACGCGCCATAAGATGCCTGGTCAGCTCGCTGGGAAGGATCGCGAAAGGGCACGATTTCGTGCTTTTTTCCGGGCGCGGAAACGCCGGGACCTTCGAACTGCCGGGCAATTTTTCCGAGCATTTTTTGCCCCTAAACCCCGAAAACCGGGTTTCCAGGGTCTTTTTCGAGCAGGCGGTCCTGCCAGTCCTGGTTAAACGCGAAAAAATAGAGGTCCTTATCTCGCCCGGAAACATGGCGGCCCTTTTCGCCCCCTGCCAAGAGGTCCTGATTCTTCACGACTGCGTTCCCTGGGCGGAATCGGCGTGTTACGGGGCGCTTCACCGGACGGCCTTGAAGGCTCTCTTCCTCCTTTCGGCGAGGCGGGCGGAAAGAATCGTTGTCCCGTCCCGGTTTTCACGGGCCGAGGCCGTGAGGCATCTGGGAGTCGCCCCCGAAAGGATGATGGTCGCACCGGAATCCGGGGAGCACTTGCCGTTTTTTTCAGACGAACGGAATCCGCCCGGCGGGTTCATCCTGTGCATTTCTTCAGCCGCCGCACACAAGAACGCTGATGGCCTCCTTGCCGCCTACGCCGTTTTAAGAAGGGATTTCGGCGTAAAAATCCCCCTGGTGATGGTGGGGGTGGCCGAAAAGCCCGGAAATTCCGGAGTGGTTTTCCGCAAGACGGTTTCCGAGAAATGCCTCCACGCCCTCTATTCCTGGGCTGCTCTTGCGGTGGCTCCCTCCTTTTACGAGGGCTTCGGGCTGGCTGCGGCGGAGGCCATGCAGGCAGGGACGCCGCTGGCAGTGTCCAGGATACCGGCCCTTGTGGAGACAACGGGAGGGGCGGCCATGTATTTCGATCCGAGAGACCCTCTGGACATGGCGCGGGCCATCAACGCGATCCTGTGCGATTCCGCCCTTTCCGAACGCCTTGCAGCGGCGGGCCGGAAAAGGGCCGAAAGCCTCAGGTGGGACGATTTCGCCCTGAAGGTGATGAAGGCGGTTAAATCGTGCCTTGAAAAAAAACCGGCATAA
- a CDS encoding HD domain-containing protein, with the protein MARQDTVKGDFSKTGNDRGKVTRILHVEDPEKLLAELRRVAHLAAPDFDWPAFHKVYKDVIALFSGDFPGFRSCNTPYHDLAHTLDVVLATARLLHGVSIEHHLIPLDSRYVLLCLIAALMHDTGYIQETHDTEGTGAKHTRIHVERSADFARTYLLNAGFSEADAEKCAAMILCTELSSCPSSIAFQDAETRVAGKILGTADLLGQMASRNYLEKLVLLYRELVEGEVDEFSSELDLLEKTKGFYEFIRNRMECHLDGLCTAMRSHFRERFALDRDLYAEYAEKNVRYLSDLLSKNGDAYRSELRRAGSVIGTKFTE; encoded by the coding sequence ATGGCCAGGCAGGACACGGTAAAAGGCGACTTTTCGAAAACCGGGAACGACCGGGGTAAAGTGACCCGGATTCTGCACGTGGAAGACCCCGAAAAACTGCTTGCGGAGCTGCGCCGGGTGGCTCACCTGGCCGCCCCGGATTTTGACTGGCCCGCGTTCCACAAGGTTTATAAGGACGTGATTGCTCTTTTTTCGGGCGATTTCCCCGGGTTCCGCTCCTGCAACACTCCTTACCACGATCTGGCCCACACCCTGGACGTGGTTCTCGCAACCGCCCGCCTTCTGCACGGGGTCAGCATAGAACACCACCTCATCCCCCTGGACTCCCGTTACGTTCTTCTATGCCTCATAGCCGCTTTGATGCACGACACCGGCTACATCCAGGAAACCCACGACACCGAAGGCACCGGCGCGAAACACACCCGCATCCACGTTGAAAGAAGCGCAGACTTCGCCCGGACATACCTTTTGAATGCTGGCTTTTCAGAGGCGGACGCCGAAAAATGCGCGGCCATGATCCTGTGCACCGAGCTTTCCTCCTGCCCATCATCCATCGCATTCCAGGACGCCGAAACAAGGGTGGCCGGAAAAATTTTAGGCACAGCCGATCTTCTGGGCCAGATGGCCAGCCGCAACTATCTGGAAAAACTCGTACTTCTCTACAGGGAACTGGTGGAGGGCGAGGTGGATGAATTTTCCTCCGAGCTCGACCTTCTGGAAAAAACCAAGGGGTTTTACGAATTCATAAGGAACAGGATGGAGTGCCACTTGGATGGCCTCTGCACCGCCATGCGCAGCCATTTTCGTGAGCGCTTCGCCCTTGACCGCGACCTTTACGCCGAATACGCCGAAAAGAACGTCCGCTACCTTTCCGACCTGCTTTCAAAAAACGGCGACGCCTACCGCAGCGAGCTGCGCCGGGCGGGGAGCGTTATAGGAACCAAATTCACCGAATGA